Below is a genomic region from Phoenix dactylifera cultivar Barhee BC4 unplaced genomic scaffold, palm_55x_up_171113_PBpolish2nd_filt_p 000884F, whole genome shotgun sequence.
AGCCAAGGGCATTTTTATCCTTATCAGGCATTTGTCAGCATTAACTTGGGTCTGGTCCATGAAAACTAGTGAAAAGATTGACTTATGCAAATAGAGAACTTTTATATGAAAAAGACAgagattaatatataaatatataaattttggggactaatatgaaaaaaaaatctaaaacaaGAGGGAGAGAAAGGTAAAGATTGGTGCCTGGCAACAAAAAGAAGCAAGATGGAAAATCATCAAGGGCCCTGAATAAGCGAGATggactctttttttcttctcttgtaaTCAGAAGTCAGAAGATGTAATTTTTGTGTTTTAGGTATGATTCATATCATGCATATCAGACCCTTTTGAAATTCATTtctctcagatttttctctcaaCAATCAAACTTTTCGAAATCTAGTTTTAGCTTGAAGTTTAATTCTTAGTGTGGATTTTAACATCCATGTATAGGAAATCAAAAGATGCAAGTTTTGTTTTCTGTGGAAACAATCTGCAACAATCCTTTCAGTAGTTGCTTTCTCTTTTTTAAAGTTGTAACTTTTTAATAGAGAAATAATCTATTAAAAAGGGTCCAGTTAGCTCAAAAATCtgaaatcaaattttatattatcattaaagaattttattttttccatctttatttttttggctttttttccctgtttaaaaattaatattcagGAAGTATGAAATTCTTTGCTTAAAACCTTACCTTGTCGTCTTTTCATGTTTCgaaatttctgatagtaaggtTGCTATCAATAGATAACCTCTTTTTGacattttaatttttgtttttttttccatattaTAGTGGCAtggttgatatttttttttgattttactgAATTTTAGAGGAGGGCTGTTTAATAAGCAGAGATAAGAgaaaagactttttttttttttttttgattctacTAAATTCTGGAGGGTAGATTAATAGGTAGAGAGCAGACATAGACATAGAGAAGAGGAGATATAATTATTAGGGCCACCCCAAACCCCACAAAACAATCCGAAGGATCCCTggttgtattatttttttttaaaaaaaccatgCTTAGATGAAGgagagagatagaaaaatagttttttttatagaaataagatttctatattttataaaaaacaaaaatctacgTGGATCAGAACTTCTTAGACAATTTTCTTTCCAAAGGTGCATTTAAActtttaaatataatataataagttCTTCTCTTTATTAAAGATATAACgggtattttttataatttttctaaaaatagatGCTCAGCCAAATATAAGTTActttgaaatatattatttttttataattaactaaatatgcaaaaattactTTTCCAAGCATCATACATCAAAATATCAGCTTTCGAGGAAAAATATCTTCTTTTTCTGCAAACCAAACAAATCTTAAATGTTAGctcaagcccatcttttgggtCTATTGTCGagctaaaaatataaaaaattacttttccaAGCAACATATACGGAGGTATTAGCTTTTGGGAAAAATATCCTCACTTTCTACGGACCAAACGAATCCTAAATACTAGCCCAAGGCCATCTTTTAGGCCCATTAGCGAGCACCCTAACAAATCTTCCCCAGGTTCATCGTAGCACGTGAAAAGCACGCGGGGGGCACTATAAACACTGGGTAGGATTAGGGTTTGTCTTCCCTGCTCTCTTCGTCTCCTTCGCGTGTTCTCGCTTTTTCCTGCTGAGGCTCTCGCCCAGAACCATGGTAAGAATTCTAGGATTAGGGTTTATATCTCTTTACGCTAAATCTCTTTCTCTAATTCCCTTTTCGTTTCCTCTCTGTTTTAGATCATCCCCAAGAAGAACCGTCATGAGATCTGCAAGTATCTCTTCCAAGGTATGCCGCTCGCTCCCTTTCTCCCTATCGATTTAGTTCCAATTCGATCACTGTTGTTACTGCGCTCGTGGAGCACCCGggactagggttagggttttgattCCGAAATGTTGAGTCTTTAGTTGGTTTCGATCCGATACTTGTTGATATTGTGGTATTGATTTCTCTTTCGTTTTTGTTCGATTGCTATTGTTACTCTGGCCGTTGAGCTCCCGGACTGGGTTTAAGGTTTTGGATTCTGAAAGATTTTGTCTTTGTTTTTATTTGATCTTGATTCGATTGATGTTGGTCAAGTGGGCACTGGGTAGGGCAGGGGTGTTTACAGGAAGAGGATGGAAGGTAATTTATCTTCTTGGTTGTTTTGATTGCTGCTATTGATGTCGTTGCCGGCTCCTGGCATTGGTGTTAAGGCTTCGGAATTCGAAATATTCCATCTTTACTTCGTTTTGATCTGATGTGTTTGGAAGACCATTAGAATATCTTTTTTCTCCTGTTTTGTTTTGGTTGCTGTTGGTACTGTAGTTTTGGAGATCCGGTTGTTGCTTAGGATTTTAGATTAAGAAACATCTTCTCTTTGCTTGGTTTTGATTTAATTGACTGGCTCTGTACTTGAAGATGATCAAAATatctttttcttccatttttgtATCAATTGCTGCCGGTACTGTGATTACCATCTTCTTGTTATTAGGTTTAGGGTCTTGGATAGTGAAAAATCGCGCTCTCAATTGGTGTTGAAATGAATTTCATTTGTCATGTGACTATTGGATACAGATGGGTACTGTATGTCGGTACCGTGATTACCAACTTCTTGTTATTAGGTTTAGGGTCTTAGTGAAAAATCGCGTTCTCAATGGGTGTTGAAATGATTTCCATTTGTCATGTGACTAATGGGTACAGAGGGGGTACTGTATGCAAAGAAGGACTACAACCTTGCAAAGCACCCGGATGTTGATGTGCCGAACCTTCAAGTGATCAAGCTGATGCAGAGCTTCAAGTCCAGGGAATATGTGAGGGAGACATTTGCATGGATGCATTACTACTGGTACCTCACCAATGATGGCATCGAATACCTCCGGACATACCTCAACCTTCCATCAGAGATTGTGCCTGCAACCCTCAAGAAGTCTGCCAGGCCCCCAAGCCGCCCATTTGGTGCTGGTCCTCCTGGTGACCGTCCCAGGTACTTCTTTCACTTCCTcctgttttctgtttttaagtgGTTTGTGTTCGTTACTAGTTAACAGAAATGTTGGTCGCTTTCATAAATTATTTATGCATTTTGGGCAGGGGACCTCCACGATTTGAGGGAGATAGGCCGAGGTTTGGAGATAGGGATGGTTATCGAGGAGGTCCTCGTGGTGGGCCTCCAGGTGATTTTGGCGACAAAGGTGGTGCACCTCCTGAATTCCAGCCATCTTTCAGGGTAAGCTCCAATATTTAGTTTCGGTATCTTCATTACATTATTTCCTCTCTCCTGAAAGGGTACTATCCTGATGGTTCCTTGTCGCCCTTAACCAGGAGATTGGAAGCTGATATTTATGATGATGTAAATTGGCTGTAACTGGTTTTTCCTCTGCTgcctttattaataaaattattattgatCATTTAAGATTTTGTCTCTATCGTTTTCTTTTAGCTTTAATAATGGCCATTTTGCCAGATTACtgtgataatataatatttactaCAATTATGGAGTTCAATGCTTTCTTGTTTCCTGTTGTTGGCAAAGTACTGATTCTAGAATATTGAGTATCAAGAATGGAAATGCATCTAGGTGAAGATAATAAGGTCTGTTTACATTAAAGGGAGGaaaaaccttcttccaaaaaaaaggGAGGACAGCCTTGGAAGTTCCTAATGGTCTACGAGATAAAAATGCAACCATTTCACTTGAAAAACTtcggaaaaagaataaaataatggaaACACAAAAAATTGATGGATACCCCATTTCTTTATATCCACTTCAGAAATTCTTCAAGGAAAGTTATGAACCATGACTCCATAAAACTTCATTTACAAAGTAATAAAGAATACTTGACCATTGGCCAATGTTTTGTTGCATAATTGAATTATCTTTGGGAAATCAAATTATCCACTTTTgccaaaataaatttaaaaacagATAAATGCTATTTTCTAGTACTCTTGTCATATTTCTGTCTGCAAACTTTGTTGTCTTctcatttatttcatattttatatgACGACTTGTTTATTTTCACGTCATtctgttttgtttttctttcattgtGAATGTATATGATGTTGCTTgttatctttctttcttccttttgagAGAAGGTTCTATTTCAATTTTAAGGTCTATGAATTTTTATagtgacattttttttttgtttatttctcaaTCATTGTTCATAATTTTGAGTCACTGATTCTTGGTTGGTAGCGAATCTGGCATATCATAACTTTAGAGTTCTTGAATGGTCTTGTCTTTGTTTACTTTTACCTTAGTTCCTTTGTTTGATGCATTTTGTATTATTGTCCTTGAAAGGAGCCATGTGATGAGAATTGTTTTCTTGCATCTCATGACGGTCATATGAGAAGTGTCAAGGCTGATGCCAATTCAATCTTTgatgtttttcctttttatccCTCTATATATTTTGTAGAATATGTGATATTCTCTCCATTTTGAAAAATCATTGAACACAGCCATGGCTATCATTTATGCGAAGAAGAATTTTATCATAATAATAGGCGCAGCTGTGTTCTTTTTGAACACTTCTTTTATTGGCTTCAGTTCTTTAAACAGATATAGAGGAATTTTCTGTATGCTTTTACATTTGTGCACTTAGCTTTGACAACTTCCTACCCCTTCCCACCTCCAAACAAGCATGGTTGTGAAgtgatttttcttctaaaacttTGACAATTTACTTTTTTGTTCTCCTTGATGTCAGATTGTAGTAATCTACTCTATACACCCATTCTTGCAACTGGCTATCTTAAATAATTGCTGAATTTGTTATGTTAAACAAGGTGTCACTTGGAAAGAATGATAGAGACAGAGCTTTGTCTGTTTTTTATATGGTTAAAATTTGTTCTGTCATCTCTGCCATAAGGTGAAACTAGTCTCAAGTCAAATGGACCAGTATTTTTTTGGTGCAGAAGTCTTGGTAAAGGAGATGATATAACATGGTAACTGGTTGTTTGATGTTAAATGTtggaaccccccccccccccccctcctccctctcccccttttACCTTCTATGGGGGATTGACCGTTATTGATACACGACCCAAACCATTAATTTCTTTTAATTACTTATATTATTTATTAccaatttaatttttcttgtGCTAAACTAGGTGCTTCTGGTCTTTTTACATGTAGGTGTAAATTGAGCGGTTACTTGCATTTTTGACAAATGCTAACACAAATGCCCCAACCTGGATTCCATCCATTATCATAAATTTAGTAGACGATACAAGAGGGCTTAGGAACTGTGATGCAttggggggtgggggtggggtggAGAAAATTGATGTGGTAATTTTACTTGTGACTTTAATATGAGTTGGTGGGTCAGGATTGCTTATCTTTTGCAGATACCATGATAGAGTAAGGTAGAATGAGCCAGTGGGATCAGTATATTGTTGCATATGCgagaatataaatgcagaattctGGAAATGATTGCTTGTACCAACTTTCCTAGAAGTATGAACGAAGCATGTAATAAGTAGTCTAGCATGTAAGAATTAGCAACCCATCATCTAATTAATTAGAAGtatatattcattttttttcttacttCTTGCCACCAACTTGCTGCTTTCATATGAATGCCCTTTTTAAGTCCTTATTTTAGACCTCGGTCTGCAAGTCATTATCCATTTATTTTTGGTTGATTATATGAAGGGTGATCCAGCAAAGCTAGAAAGCTTTCTACCCTGCGTCCTGTCCAGGACAACTCTGTGTTGGTGCCAAATTTCAGGCCATGGAAACACTTGTTATAGAGGCCAAGAAGTCTCAAAGATCGATAGAAAAAATTGTAGAACTTCATACATTCAGTTTGGGTGACAACCTACTATAATTCTGACAAATTTTGTCTATAGAATATCTTAATCGTGATTGCATGACAGAGTATTAACCTATTTTGCTAGTAAGACCTTGAGATTTCTCTCTACTTGTGTACCATACCTGCAATTGATGTGCGGTCTTTAGCTTATATTTCTGGTCTGGTTTTGCTGTCAGGTTTATTGGCTCAAAAGAAAATTGAGCGAGCTAGCAAACACTTATTATCTACCTTAAGCTACCTGTTTGCAATTTTGAGTTGCACAGCCTTTAAGGATGCACATTGTATTGCTTGTGTCAGATCATGATGAACTGACaacattttttccttttcttttttttttcttttcttttttttgagtatTTCAAGGTGTCCTTGCTATCTCAGCATGCTCCATGCCTGCATTATTGTTTGTACTTTTTTAGCTGAAGTTATTATTTATACTTTTGATTTGGTGTGGAGACAGGTATCTgacttttatttattaaatcaTGCAGAGTGGTGGTGGTAGGCCAGGGTTTGGCCGTGGTGGTGGAGGTGGATACGGGGCTGGTCCTGCATCCTCTTCTCTTGAGTAGGGATTAATGACACCTTTCTTCGCCTCCTCCTT
It encodes:
- the LOC103704379 gene encoding 40S ribosomal protein S10-1; this encodes MIIPKKNRHEICKYLFQEGVLYAKKDYNLAKHPDVDVPNLQVIKLMQSFKSREYVRETFAWMHYYWYLTNDGIEYLRTYLNLPSEIVPATLKKSARPPSRPFGAGPPGDRPRGPPRFEGDRPRFGDRDGYRGGPRGGPPGDFGDKGGAPPEFQPSFRSGGGRPGFGRGGGGGYGAGPASSSLE